One genomic region from Phycodurus eques isolate BA_2022a chromosome 16, UOR_Pequ_1.1, whole genome shotgun sequence encodes:
- the amdhd2 gene encoding N-acetylglucosamine-6-phosphate deacetylase isoform X3 produces MPSNKSVSEAPITQLLNCRILRDHRLQREDLWVREGKILDPEKLFFDEQAYADERVDCGGAIVAPGFIDVQLNGGYGVDFSQASDHVGAGVSLVARKLLEHGVTSFCPTLVTSPTHVYRKVLPQVKVQDGGPHGAGVLGLHLEGPFISAKKKGAHPERFLRTFSGGGAAADLIDVYGGLDNVAVVTLAPELEGSQSAVDELRRRGVTVSLGHSVADLSQAEDAVRHGASFITHLFNAMLPFHHRDPGIVGLLTSDQIPPGRMVFYGMIADGIHTNPAALRIAHRAHPAGLVLVTDAVAATGLPPGRRTLGQQDVEICGPHVYVADFVLLDDELNVEATFISGQEVWRKTAEEQQ; encoded by the exons ATGCCGTCCAACAAATCCGTGTCGGAGGCGCCCATCACTCAGCTGCTCAACTGCAGGATCCTCAGGGACCATCGGCTGCAGAG GGAGGACCTGTGGGTGCGCGAGGGGAAGATTCTGGATCCCGAGAAGCTCTTCTTCGACGAGCAGGCGTACGCCGACGAGCGGGTGGACTGCGGCGGCGCCATCGTGGCGCCGGGCTTCATCGACGTGCAGCTCAACG GCGGCTACGGCGTGGACTTCTCGCAGGCCTCCGACCACGTCGGGGCCGGTGTCTCTTTGGTGGCGCGGAAGCTTCTGGAACACGGCGTCACGTCCTTCTGCCCCACGTTGGTCACGTCGCCGACGCACGTCTACCGCAAG GTTCTACCCCAGGTCAAAGTCCAGGACGGCGGTCCTCACGGCGCGGGCGTCCTCG GGCTCCACCTGGAGGGTCCCTTCATCAGCGCCAAGAAGAAGGGCGCCCACCCCGAGCGCTTCCTCCGCACCTTCTCGGGCGGCGGCGCGGCGGCGGACCTGATCGACGTATACGGCGGCCTGGACAACGTCGCCGTGGTGACGCTGGCGCCCGAGCTGGAGGGCAGCCAATCGGCGGTGGACGAGCTGCGCCGGAGGGGCGTGACCGTGTCGCTCGGGCATTCGGTGGCCGACTTGTCGCAAGCGGAGGACGCGGTCCGCCACGGCGCCTCCTTCATCACGCACCTCTTCAACGCCATGCTGCCC TTCCACCATCGCGACCCGGGCATCGTAGGCCTGCTGACCAGCGATCAGATCCCCCCGGGCAGGATGGTTTTCTACGGGATGATCGCAGACGGGATccacaccaacccggccgctCTGCGCATCGCCCACCGCGCCCACCCGGCAG GTTTGGTGCTGGTGACGGACGCCGTCGCGGCCACGGGGCTCCCGCCGGGCCGACGCACGCTGGGCCAGCAGGACGTCGAGATCTGCGGCCCGCACGTCTACGTGGCAG